In the genome of Euleptes europaea isolate rEulEur1 chromosome 7, rEulEur1.hap1, whole genome shotgun sequence, one region contains:
- the FAU gene encoding FAU ubiquitin-like and ribosomal protein S30 has product MQLFIHAQNLHTLEVSGQEKVAHLKAHIETLEGIAPEDQVVLLGGTPLEDDAIIGQCGISDLTTVEIAARMLGGKVHGSLARAGKVRGQTPKVAKQEKKKKKTGRAKRRMQYNRRFVNVVPGFGKKKGPNANS; this is encoded by the exons ATGCAGCTCTTCATTCATGCTCAGAATCTGCACACCCTTGAGGTGTCCGGGCAAGAAAAAGTTGCTCACCTAAAG GCTCACATCGAGACCTTGGAGGGCATCGCACCTGAGGATCAGGTAGTTCTCTTGGGCGGGACTCCCTTGGAAGATGATGCCATCATTGGCCAGTGCGGTATCAGTGACCTCACAACTGTGGAGATTGCTGCACGCATGCTGGGTG GCAAAGTCCACGGCTCCCTGGCTCGTGCTGGCAAAGTGAGAGGCCAGACCCCTAAG gttgccaagcaagagaagaagaaaaagaagactggCCGTGCTAAGAGGCGCATGCAGTACAACCGCCGCTTCGTCAACGTTGTGCCAGGCTTTGGCAAGAAGAAGGGTCCCAATGCCAACTCCTAA
- the ZNHIT2 gene encoding zinc finger HIT domain-containing protein 2: MEAAAGSSRGADPCCGLCLAQRAPYTCPRCHLRFCSVPCYRGHGSCAQDFQRREWQLRLRGQREDPASQRRLREALLRLRELREPGDAGLQLGLDPALEQAALEELWGQLSPQQRKRFQRLLSSGEISALLPPWQPWWAGRGRGARLVQELGEAPGGPETLHAPLQQPGSSQRPEAVQPPLTPVPLQEISTSTQSPAQPVDASTAVPTVPGAIPPLSSLTRSPVSPLVRFQLPNVLYAYAYSLALYNGDMEEAQLLPEFCETVLDTSGALGAKQGFRSTAEALQAALQAVTSGRYPECLLGNAGVMAAVAQILMGECQAKQKGYSLAALAHLSRLLSKGKRRVPAEDQPRLYTAKKKCEFLLSWVNDNEEELALLALEVQREYKAHLDAVKEVGAVTQELEKMWGAKVPPPKKTLIEELD, translated from the exons ATGGAAGCCGCCGCCGGTTCGAGCCGCGGTGCCGACCCTTGCTGCGGGCTGTGCCTGGCCCAGAGGGCGCCTTACACCTGCCCGCGCTGCCACCTGCGCTTTTGCTCCGTGCCTTGCTACCGCGGACACGGCTCCTGCGCCCAGGACTTCCAGCGCCGCGAGTGGCAGCTCCGGCTCCGGGGACAGCGGGAGGACCCGGCCTCCCAACGCCGCTTGAGGGAGGCCCTCCTCCGGCTGCGGGAGCTACGCGAGCCCGGGGACGCGGGCCTCCAGCTAGGCCTCGACCCCGCTTTGGAGCAGGCGGCGCTCGAAGAGCTGTGGGGGCAGCTGAGCCCGCAGCAAAGGAAGCGTTTCCAGCGGTTGCTGAGCAGCGGGGAGATCTCGGCTCTCTTGCCCCCTTGGCAGCCGTGGTGGGCGGGGCGCGGCCGTGGGGCAAGGCTGGTTCAGGAGCTGGGGGAGGCCCCTGGGGGCCCCGAGACCCTCCACGCCCCTTTGCAACAGCCGGGATCCTCCCAGCGCCCTGAAGCCGTGCAGCCACCcttg ACTCCGGTGCCTTTGCAAGAGATCTCCACCAGCACCCAAAGCCCTGCACAGCCGGTGGATGCTTCGACTGCAGTGCCTACGGTGCCCGGTGCCATCCCCCCCTTGAGCAGCTTGACCCGGTCGCCCGTCTCGCCCCTGGTTCGCTTCCAGTTGCCCAACGTGCTGTACGCCTACGCCTATTCCCTGGCGCTGTACAACGGCGACATGGAGGAGGCCCAGCTGCTCCCTGAATTTTGTGAAACGGTCCTGGACACCTCGGGGGCTCTGGGGGCCAAGCAGGGCTTCAGGTCCACGGCAGAGGCCCTCCAAGCGGCTCTGCAAGCCGTCACCTCAGGGCGGTACCCCGAGTGCCTGCTGGGGAACGCCGGGGTGATGGCAGCGGTGGCCCAGATCTTAATGGGAGAATGCCAAGCCAAGCAAAAGGGGTATTCCTTGGCTGCCCTTGCCCACCTTTCCCGGCTGCTGAGCAAAGGGAAGAGGCGGGTGCCCGCCGAGGATCAACCCAGGCTGTACACTGCCAAGAAAAAGTGTGAATTTCTTTTGTCCTGGGTGAATGATAATGAAGAGGAGTTAGCCCTCCTGGCCTTGGAGGTGCAGAGAGAATACAAAGCCCATCTGGATGCGGTCAAGGAGGTGGGAGCTGTCACCCAGGAGCTGGAGAAGATGTGGGGGGCCAAAGTGCCTCCCCCAAAAAAGACCTTGATAGAAGAATTGGATTGA